One segment of Falco biarmicus isolate bFalBia1 chromosome 12, bFalBia1.pri, whole genome shotgun sequence DNA contains the following:
- the LOC130157393 gene encoding epoxide hydrolase 1-like isoform X1 translates to MWQRMLPNTWDGILSRIRSFECSQRNAVLVPVAALGVGGMLVYWLRSRHKIKTIEMGNGWWGSDERPLKGKEDESIRPFKIETSDKEIEDLHRRLEQARYTPQLEGAAFHYGFNSSYLQKVVAYWRNQFDWRKQVEILNKYPHFRTTIEGIDIHFIHVKPSYVPHGRAVQPLLMVHGWPGSFYEFYKIIPLLTEPAEHGLNEGDMVFEVICPSIPGYGFSEAPHQKGFDSKATARIFHKLMNRLGFKEYYLQGGDWGSHITTNMAQMLPQSVKGLHLNLIFAGRQGLRRMISVMLGAYIPWLVGFTREDVRRMYPFIQKNIHELLRESGYLHIQATKPDTAGCGLNDSPVGLAAYILEKFSTWTDKSFLHKDDGGLESKYTLDELLTNVMIYWVTSSIVSSMRFYKENISKDPGLTGDARFAVYVPTGIAAFPQELVHTPRVWAKEVFKNIITYSYMPRGGHFAAFEEPKLLAQDIMHFVRKVEQL, encoded by the exons ATGTGGCAGAGGATGCTTCCAAACACCTG GGATGGCATCTTGTCCCGGATCAG GTCATTTGAATGTTCTCAGAGGAATGCAGTCCTGGTCCCTGTGGCCGCTCTGGGGGTTGGAGGGATGCTGGTTTACTGGCTGAGGTCTAGACACAAGATCAAGACTATTGAAATGGGCAATGGATGGTGGGGCTCAGATGAAAGACCtctaaaagggaaagaagatgAAAGTATCCGTCCCTTCAAGATTGAAACATCTGACAAAGAAATTGAG GACCTGCATCGCCGCCTGGAGCAGGCCCGCTACACACCGcagctggaaggggctgccTTCCACTACGGCTTCAACTCCAGCTACCTGCAGAAGGTGGTGGCCTACTGGAGGAACCAGTTTGACTGGCGCAAGCAAGTGGAAATCCTGAACAAATATCCCCATTTCCGAACCACCATTGAAG GGATTGATATCCATTTTATCCACGTGAAGCCCTCCTATGTCCCTCACGGTCGAGCTGTTCAACCTCTGCTGATGGTCCACGGCTGGCCTGGCTCCTTCTACGAGTTCTACAAGATTATCCCTCTGCTCACAGAGCCAGCTGAGCATGGCCTGAATGAGGGTGACATGGTGTTTGAGGTCATCTGCCCGTCCATCCCAGGCTATGGCTTCTCGGAGGCACCACACCAGAAAG GCTTTGACAGCAAAGCAACTGCTCGGATATTTCATAAGCTGATGAATAGATTGGGCTTCAAAGAATACTACCTACAGGGAGGAGACTGGGGATCTCATATTACCACAAACATGGCCCAGATGCTGCCACA ATCTGTGAAAGGGCTTCATCTGAATCTTATCTTCGCTGGCAGACAAGGTTTGAGAAGGATGATTTCTGTGATGCTTGGGGCTTATATACCATGGCTCGTAGGCTTTACTAGGGAAGATGTTCGACGTATGTACCCTTTCATCCAGAAGAATATACATGAACTATTGCGAGAGTCTGGATACTTACACATCCAAGCCACCAAACCAGACACTGCAG GTTGTGGACTGAATGACTCCCCTGTGGGGCTTGCTGcatatattttggaaaaattctCTACCTGGACAGATAAATCATTTCTGCATAAAGATGATGGAGGCTTGGAAAG CAAATACACTCTTGATGAGCTTTTGACCAATGTGATGATTTATTGGGTGACATCCTCCATTGTGTCCTCAATGCGATTCTACAAGGAGAACATCTCCAAGGACCCTGGTCTAACAGGCGATGCCAG GTTTGCAGTGTATGTTCCCACAGGGATTGCAGCTTTTCCTCAGGAGCTAGTACATACACCACGGGTCTGGGCAAAGGAGGTCTTCAAGAACATCATCACTTACTCTTACATGCCACGTGGAGGgcattttgctgcctttgaGGAACCAAAGCTTCTGGCACAAGACATCATGCACTTTGTCAGAAAGGTGGAACAGCTGTGA
- the LOC130157393 gene encoding epoxide hydrolase 1-like isoform X2 encodes MWQRMLPNTWSFECSQRNAVLVPVAALGVGGMLVYWLRSRHKIKTIEMGNGWWGSDERPLKGKEDESIRPFKIETSDKEIEDLHRRLEQARYTPQLEGAAFHYGFNSSYLQKVVAYWRNQFDWRKQVEILNKYPHFRTTIEGIDIHFIHVKPSYVPHGRAVQPLLMVHGWPGSFYEFYKIIPLLTEPAEHGLNEGDMVFEVICPSIPGYGFSEAPHQKGFDSKATARIFHKLMNRLGFKEYYLQGGDWGSHITTNMAQMLPQSVKGLHLNLIFAGRQGLRRMISVMLGAYIPWLVGFTREDVRRMYPFIQKNIHELLRESGYLHIQATKPDTAGCGLNDSPVGLAAYILEKFSTWTDKSFLHKDDGGLESKYTLDELLTNVMIYWVTSSIVSSMRFYKENISKDPGLTGDARFAVYVPTGIAAFPQELVHTPRVWAKEVFKNIITYSYMPRGGHFAAFEEPKLLAQDIMHFVRKVEQL; translated from the exons ATGTGGCAGAGGATGCTTCCAAACACCTG GTCATTTGAATGTTCTCAGAGGAATGCAGTCCTGGTCCCTGTGGCCGCTCTGGGGGTTGGAGGGATGCTGGTTTACTGGCTGAGGTCTAGACACAAGATCAAGACTATTGAAATGGGCAATGGATGGTGGGGCTCAGATGAAAGACCtctaaaagggaaagaagatgAAAGTATCCGTCCCTTCAAGATTGAAACATCTGACAAAGAAATTGAG GACCTGCATCGCCGCCTGGAGCAGGCCCGCTACACACCGcagctggaaggggctgccTTCCACTACGGCTTCAACTCCAGCTACCTGCAGAAGGTGGTGGCCTACTGGAGGAACCAGTTTGACTGGCGCAAGCAAGTGGAAATCCTGAACAAATATCCCCATTTCCGAACCACCATTGAAG GGATTGATATCCATTTTATCCACGTGAAGCCCTCCTATGTCCCTCACGGTCGAGCTGTTCAACCTCTGCTGATGGTCCACGGCTGGCCTGGCTCCTTCTACGAGTTCTACAAGATTATCCCTCTGCTCACAGAGCCAGCTGAGCATGGCCTGAATGAGGGTGACATGGTGTTTGAGGTCATCTGCCCGTCCATCCCAGGCTATGGCTTCTCGGAGGCACCACACCAGAAAG GCTTTGACAGCAAAGCAACTGCTCGGATATTTCATAAGCTGATGAATAGATTGGGCTTCAAAGAATACTACCTACAGGGAGGAGACTGGGGATCTCATATTACCACAAACATGGCCCAGATGCTGCCACA ATCTGTGAAAGGGCTTCATCTGAATCTTATCTTCGCTGGCAGACAAGGTTTGAGAAGGATGATTTCTGTGATGCTTGGGGCTTATATACCATGGCTCGTAGGCTTTACTAGGGAAGATGTTCGACGTATGTACCCTTTCATCCAGAAGAATATACATGAACTATTGCGAGAGTCTGGATACTTACACATCCAAGCCACCAAACCAGACACTGCAG GTTGTGGACTGAATGACTCCCCTGTGGGGCTTGCTGcatatattttggaaaaattctCTACCTGGACAGATAAATCATTTCTGCATAAAGATGATGGAGGCTTGGAAAG CAAATACACTCTTGATGAGCTTTTGACCAATGTGATGATTTATTGGGTGACATCCTCCATTGTGTCCTCAATGCGATTCTACAAGGAGAACATCTCCAAGGACCCTGGTCTAACAGGCGATGCCAG GTTTGCAGTGTATGTTCCCACAGGGATTGCAGCTTTTCCTCAGGAGCTAGTACATACACCACGGGTCTGGGCAAAGGAGGTCTTCAAGAACATCATCACTTACTCTTACATGCCACGTGGAGGgcattttgctgcctttgaGGAACCAAAGCTTCTGGCACAAGACATCATGCACTTTGTCAGAAAGGTGGAACAGCTGTGA